From a single Corynebacterium kroppenstedtii DSM 44385 genomic region:
- a CDS encoding O-acetylhomoserine/O-acetylserine sulfhydrylase has translation MTTKYDNSNADQWGFKTRAIHAGQPVDSETSSRNLPIYLTSSYVFDSAEHAKQRFGLEDEGPIYSRLTNPTVAAVENRLASLEGGTHAVLFASGQAAETAAFLNIARSGSHIVSSPRLYGGTETLLAHTFRRLGIEVTFVEDPDDPQSWDAAAKDNTVAFYGETFANPQADILDIPAIAEVAHEHSVPLIVDNTVATAAAVRPLELGADVVVASLTKFYTGNGSGLGGVLIDGGKFDWTVERDGKPLFPDFVEPDPAYHGLKYADLGNVAFGLKARAGLLRDTGATPSPFNAWVTAQGLDTLSLRIAKHNENAQKVAEYLESNPKVTKVNFPGLKSSPWYSVKEKLGLKYPGSVFSFDIDGGRDTAWKFIDALKLHSDLANVGDVRSLVVHPASTTHSQSDEPALRAAGINESTIRLSVGIEDIDDIINDLKQAFEQI, from the coding sequence ATGACAACCAAGTACGACAACAGCAACGCCGACCAGTGGGGCTTCAAGACCCGCGCCATCCACGCCGGCCAGCCGGTCGATAGTGAGACAAGCTCACGAAACCTCCCGATTTACCTCACGTCCTCATACGTTTTCGACTCCGCCGAGCACGCCAAGCAGCGCTTCGGCCTGGAGGACGAGGGCCCGATTTACTCGCGCCTGACAAATCCGACGGTGGCCGCCGTCGAAAATAGGTTGGCTTCCCTTGAGGGTGGAACGCATGCGGTGCTCTTCGCGTCCGGTCAGGCGGCGGAGACGGCGGCGTTCCTGAATATCGCGAGGTCGGGGTCGCATATCGTGTCGTCACCGCGCTTGTATGGCGGCACGGAGACGCTGTTGGCACACACGTTCCGTCGGCTCGGGATTGAGGTCACGTTCGTGGAGGATCCGGACGATCCGCAGTCGTGGGACGCGGCCGCGAAGGACAACACGGTGGCGTTTTATGGCGAGACGTTCGCCAACCCGCAGGCCGATATCCTGGACATTCCGGCGATCGCGGAGGTTGCCCATGAGCATTCCGTACCCTTGATCGTCGACAATACTGTGGCGACGGCGGCTGCTGTGCGTCCTTTGGAGCTGGGTGCCGACGTTGTTGTGGCGTCGTTGACGAAGTTTTACACCGGCAACGGGTCCGGGCTTGGCGGTGTGTTAATCGACGGCGGGAAGTTCGATTGGACGGTGGAGCGCGACGGCAAGCCGCTGTTCCCCGATTTTGTCGAGCCGGATCCCGCGTACCACGGGTTGAAGTACGCGGACCTGGGGAATGTGGCGTTCGGGTTGAAGGCTCGCGCGGGGTTGCTCCGCGATACGGGTGCGACGCCATCGCCGTTTAACGCGTGGGTCACTGCCCAAGGTCTGGATACCTTATCTCTTCGCATCGCAAAGCATAACGAAAATGCGCAGAAAGTCGCTGAATATCTGGAAAGCAATCCGAAGGTCACGAAGGTTAACTTCCCTGGGCTGAAGAGTTCGCCATGGTATTCGGTCAAGGAGAAACTGGGGCTGAAATACCCCGGCTCGGTGTTCTCATTCGACATCGATGGCGGGCGCGACACGGCGTGGAAGTTCATTGACGCCCTGAAGCTGCACTCGGACCTGGCCAATGTTGGCGACGTGCGGTCGCTGGTTGTCCACCCGGCCTCGACCACGCACTCCCAGTCCGATGAGCCGGCGCTGCGTGCTGCGGGAATCAACGAGTCAACCATCCGACTCTCTGTCGGCATCGAGGACATCGACGACATCATCAACGACCTCAAGCAGGCCTTTGAGCAAATTTAA
- the metX gene encoding homoserine O-acetyltransferase MetX codes for MTEQVTLPPNGQYVDVPFSPADDPWVTEAGVPLPGASLRIYAFYTTPGDTMPDSTPGDVAPDLTPDATPPPNPLDRPIILIEHALTGDGNAAEWWQGLIGPGLGFDTDRYLVLCTNVLGGCNGSTGPSSISPDGAPWGSRFPALSMRDMVDAEHCALEQLGIRRLHAVVGASMGGARALEWCIMFPDVVASALVIAVSARASAWQIGIQSAQIRFIEADPDWQGGDYYGTGRAPTHGIGQARRIAHLTYRGELELDERFGADPQRDEDPYGPYRHRDQRFSIESYLDSQASKLAARFDAGSYVILTDALNRHDIGRGRGGMNAVLGECTVPIMVAGVDSDILYPFHQQEHLSRNLGNFIGLSKITTPTGHDGFLTETLQTRRIVEKFLNKIVDD; via the coding sequence GTGACCGAACAGGTAACGCTTCCGCCCAATGGGCAGTACGTCGACGTGCCTTTCTCGCCGGCCGACGACCCATGGGTGACGGAGGCTGGTGTTCCGCTACCTGGCGCGTCGCTCCGCATATACGCGTTTTACACCACACCGGGCGACACGATGCCCGACTCAACACCGGGCGATGTCGCGCCCGACCTAACGCCAGACGCCACCCCTCCCCCAAACCCTCTCGACCGCCCGATAATCCTCATCGAGCATGCTCTCACGGGCGATGGCAACGCCGCCGAATGGTGGCAAGGGCTCATCGGCCCAGGCCTCGGCTTCGACACAGACCGCTACCTCGTCCTTTGCACGAATGTCCTGGGAGGCTGCAATGGCAGCACGGGTCCGTCGTCGATAAGTCCTGATGGAGCACCGTGGGGGTCGCGCTTCCCGGCCCTATCCATGCGGGACATGGTCGATGCCGAACACTGCGCGCTGGAGCAACTCGGCATCCGGCGGCTTCACGCCGTCGTTGGCGCATCGATGGGCGGGGCGCGGGCCCTGGAATGGTGCATCATGTTCCCCGACGTGGTCGCGTCGGCACTGGTTATCGCGGTTTCCGCCCGAGCGAGCGCGTGGCAAATCGGCATTCAATCTGCGCAAATCCGGTTCATCGAGGCCGACCCTGATTGGCAGGGCGGCGACTATTACGGCACCGGGCGGGCGCCCACTCACGGGATCGGCCAGGCGCGGCGCATTGCACACCTAACTTATCGGGGCGAGCTCGAGCTCGACGAGCGATTCGGCGCCGACCCTCAGCGCGACGAAGATCCATACGGCCCCTACCGGCACCGTGACCAGCGCTTTTCCATCGAAAGCTACCTGGATTCGCAGGCCTCCAAGCTCGCCGCACGGTTCGACGCCGGGAGCTACGTGATCCTCACCGACGCGCTCAACCGCCACGACATCGGACGCGGGCGCGGCGGCATGAACGCCGTCCTCGGCGAATGCACCGTCCCGATCATGGTTGCCGGCGTCGATTCCGACATCCTCTACCCGTTTCACCAGCAGGAACACCTGTCGCGCAACCTCGGCAACTTCATTGGGCTGTCAAAAATTACGACGCCGACCGGGCACGACGGCTTCCTCACCGAGACGCTGCAGACCCGGCGGATCGTCGAAAAATTCCTAAACAAGATTGTCGACGATTAA
- a CDS encoding YsnF/AvaK domain-containing protein, whose amino-acid sequence MADQKFIQAVLESTAFDKNGDKVGKVGQLFVDSNSGEPTFVAVNTGLFGRNSSLVPLAGAKLNNEELHVAHTKDEISDAPNISDTDEGLEPEEEERLYKHYGLTTQDSAQTQTSDRGNAAQAGTAAGTGAAAGTAAGTTGRREETTKTSAETKKTSADTGKKAATSDDGSVIRSEEQLNVNKEKVASGRARLRKYVVEDTETVEVPVSREEVKVEREKLSPEEAKKLGNTRIGEENADVVLHEEQVNVDKETVPVEKINLNKETVTEKQKVSEDLKKERVEFQDETKDGKK is encoded by the coding sequence GTGGCTGATCAGAAGTTCATTCAGGCCGTGCTCGAGTCCACCGCTTTTGACAAGAATGGCGACAAGGTTGGCAAGGTTGGCCAGCTTTTCGTCGACAGCAATAGCGGTGAGCCGACGTTCGTAGCCGTGAACACCGGACTGTTTGGTCGCAATAGTTCTCTCGTCCCGCTGGCTGGCGCTAAGCTGAACAACGAGGAACTCCATGTTGCTCACACCAAGGATGAGATCTCGGACGCTCCGAACATCTCTGACACCGACGAAGGTCTGGAGCCCGAGGAAGAAGAGCGTCTGTACAAGCACTACGGCTTGACGACGCAGGACTCCGCTCAGACTCAGACCTCTGACCGCGGAAACGCTGCTCAGGCTGGTACTGCTGCTGGGACCGGCGCTGCCGCTGGAACCGCTGCTGGTACGACGGGTCGTCGTGAGGAAACTACGAAGACCTCTGCTGAGACGAAGAAGACCTCCGCTGACACTGGCAAGAAGGCTGCTACCTCCGACGACGGTTCCGTGATCCGTTCCGAAGAACAGCTCAACGTTAACAAGGAGAAGGTTGCCTCCGGCCGTGCCCGCCTGCGCAAGTACGTCGTCGAGGACACCGAAACCGTCGAGGTACCGGTCAGCCGCGAAGAGGTGAAGGTCGAGCGCGAGAAGCTCTCGCCGGAGGAAGCCAAGAAGCTGGGCAACACCCGCATTGGCGAAGAGAACGCCGACGTTGTGCTCCACGAGGAGCAGGTCAACGTTGACAAGGAAACCGTGCCGGTGGAGAAGATCAACCTGAACAAGGAGACCGTCACCGAGAAGCAGAAGGTTTCCGAGGACCTCAAGAAGGAACGCGTCGAGTTCCAGGACGAGACCAAGGACGGCAAGAAGTAG
- a CDS encoding metal-dependent transcriptional regulator: MHVSDLPDRTQDYLKVIYDLGEWNAGPVTSTRIGEVLGQKASTVSEALKRLVQQGLIVHEAYKPIELSSTGRPLALQMVRRHRLLEMYLCECVGYSWDEVHDEAEHLEHAVSDIFVERIAALMGNPTRDPHGDPIPDKEGNVAETDPGLPLDTAQEGDVVGIVRIADRDSGLLRYLATKGIVPGVDVVVLPRPYGGMMNIQLVDEGEGGSSAANASTSAGTENGVDIASISAASARDIRVK; the protein is encoded by the coding sequence ATGCACGTTTCTGATTTGCCGGACCGTACCCAGGACTACCTGAAGGTGATTTATGACCTGGGCGAGTGGAACGCGGGCCCGGTCACGTCGACGCGGATCGGCGAAGTCCTAGGGCAGAAAGCGTCGACGGTGTCAGAGGCGTTGAAGCGGCTGGTGCAGCAGGGGCTCATTGTTCATGAGGCGTATAAGCCCATCGAGCTCTCCTCAACCGGGCGACCATTGGCTTTGCAAATGGTTCGTCGGCATCGCTTGCTGGAGATGTATCTGTGCGAGTGCGTCGGTTATAGCTGGGATGAGGTTCACGACGAGGCCGAGCACCTCGAGCATGCTGTGTCGGACATATTTGTCGAGCGTATCGCGGCTCTCATGGGCAATCCCACGCGCGATCCGCATGGCGATCCCATCCCGGACAAGGAGGGCAATGTCGCTGAGACCGATCCTGGCTTGCCGTTGGATACTGCGCAGGAAGGCGACGTGGTGGGGATTGTGCGCATTGCTGACCGCGACTCGGGTCTTTTGCGTTACTTAGCGACGAAGGGGATTGTGCCGGGGGTCGATGTCGTCGTTTTGCCGCGTCCTTATGGCGGGATGATGAATATCCAGCTCGTGGATGAAGGGGAGGGTGGTTCCAGCGCGGCGAACGCCTCCACGTCAGCGGGTACCGAGAACGGGGTTGATATAGCAAGCATTAGCGCAGCGTCGGCAAGGGATATCAGGGTCAAATAG
- a CDS encoding metal ABC transporter substrate-binding protein, translating to MAPSLGASSPTHNPRSRSTASKHPRRHAKILPAIAAALVVGLTASGCSALSDDDNGKKDVLATFTVLADIARNVAGDHVNVNSLTKPGTEIHGYDPTPSDLKSAAKADLIISNGLGLEHWLDKLTSNSDAKRVVATDGIEPLPITDGEASGEDNPHAWMSPTNVKKYATTIAKALGDIDPDHKDDYNDNAKKYSDKLDTIGNDLRADLETVPKDKRALVTCEGAFSYLAKDAGLTEHYIWPVNAETEATPQRMKETEEFVREHQVPAVFCESTVDSGPREQIVRATGAKDGGILYVDSLSDQDGPVPTYLDLIRYDADTISKGLTS from the coding sequence ATGGCTCCCTCACTCGGCGCTTCCTCCCCGACGCATAATCCGCGCTCACGATCCACCGCATCCAAACACCCCCGTCGACACGCAAAAATCCTGCCCGCCATCGCCGCCGCGCTCGTCGTCGGGCTCACTGCCAGCGGCTGCAGCGCCCTCTCCGACGATGACAATGGGAAGAAAGACGTCTTGGCAACGTTCACGGTCCTCGCCGACATCGCCCGGAACGTCGCCGGCGACCACGTCAACGTCAACTCCCTCACCAAGCCCGGCACCGAAATCCATGGCTACGACCCCACCCCGTCGGACCTCAAATCGGCAGCAAAAGCGGACCTCATCATCTCGAATGGTCTCGGGCTCGAGCACTGGTTGGACAAGCTCACCAGCAATTCCGACGCCAAACGCGTCGTCGCCACGGATGGGATTGAGCCACTCCCGATCACCGACGGTGAAGCCAGCGGCGAGGACAACCCGCACGCGTGGATGAGCCCCACCAACGTGAAGAAGTACGCGACCACCATCGCGAAGGCTCTCGGGGACATCGATCCCGACCACAAAGACGACTACAACGACAACGCGAAGAAATACTCCGACAAGCTGGACACCATCGGTAACGACCTCCGCGCGGACCTCGAGACCGTCCCCAAGGACAAGCGCGCGCTCGTGACCTGCGAAGGAGCGTTCTCCTACTTAGCCAAAGACGCGGGGCTCACCGAGCATTACATCTGGCCCGTCAACGCGGAAACCGAAGCCACACCTCAACGCATGAAGGAGACCGAGGAGTTCGTGCGCGAACACCAGGTCCCCGCCGTGTTCTGCGAATCCACCGTGGACTCCGGCCCCCGCGAACAAATCGTCCGCGCCACCGGGGCAAAAGACGGCGGCATCCTCTACGTCGACTCGCTGTCCGACCAAGACGGCCCCGTCCCCACCTACCTGGACCTCATCCGGTACGACGCCGACACCATCAGCAAAGGACTCACCAGCTAA
- a CDS encoding metal ABC transporter ATP-binding protein, with the protein MQAETPRKPLVSVDNLGVTYTHNSGEPVTALRDVTASFFPGSMTAIIGANGAGKSTLFNAITGQLRPTTGTLTVDGRITYMPQTEAVNWDFPMTVRDVVLTAFRHPTRDNKTTADEALASVGMTAYATRSIRQLSGGQKKRVFIARALATQAPILILDEPFAGVDQDTEEVLFRVLTARRDRGALILLSTHHLGTLRSMDRILVLQKTIISDGAPDDTLFAASPSVLLGTALMEDMRKDGDAE; encoded by the coding sequence ATGCAGGCCGAAACACCGCGAAAACCCCTGGTCAGCGTCGATAATCTCGGAGTGACCTACACGCACAACTCCGGCGAACCCGTGACCGCACTGCGCGACGTCACCGCGTCGTTCTTCCCCGGAAGCATGACCGCGATCATCGGGGCGAACGGCGCCGGCAAATCGACGCTATTCAACGCCATCACCGGCCAACTGCGCCCCACCACCGGGACCCTGACCGTCGACGGGCGCATCACCTACATGCCGCAAACCGAGGCCGTGAACTGGGATTTCCCCATGACCGTGCGCGACGTTGTCCTCACCGCATTCCGGCACCCCACTCGCGACAACAAAACCACTGCCGACGAGGCGCTGGCCAGCGTAGGAATGACCGCCTACGCCACCCGCTCCATCCGGCAGCTCTCCGGAGGGCAGAAGAAGCGCGTTTTCATCGCTCGCGCACTCGCCACCCAGGCGCCGATCCTCATCTTGGATGAGCCCTTCGCCGGCGTTGATCAGGACACCGAAGAAGTCTTATTCCGCGTGCTCACCGCCCGGCGCGATCGCGGCGCCCTCATCCTGCTTTCAACGCACCACCTCGGCACGCTTCGCTCGATGGATCGGATCCTTGTCCTGCAAAAAACAATTATTAGCGACGGGGCACCGGACGACACGCTCTTCGCCGCTTCGCCCAGCGTTTTGTTGGGAACCGCGCTGATGGAGGATATGAGGAAGGACGGCGACGCAGAATGA
- a CDS encoding metal ABC transporter permease: MNPFALTGAFPDTFSGAPIHASLASAFIEPFTYSFMQRAVIVTSVTALCTGLLSAWIILLGWSLLGDAISHAVLPGVVISYILGTPFSIGALIAALLTVGLIGTIRGKTNLKDDTAIGIVFTTFFAFGLVLISMTPSTTDLHSILFGNLLGVRQSALIQVVVIALLASALVLIKRRDITLWSFDAINARSLGINPTLMRGFMLTMLALVIVASMQAVGVILVVAMLITPGAISLLIFARMRSTLIWTPVISWVTAMSGLLISYWTDVSSGGMIVVVQGCTFMVVFATKHWVSRVRHQAHQA, encoded by the coding sequence ATGAACCCCTTTGCGTTAACCGGCGCGTTCCCTGACACGTTTTCTGGCGCACCGATCCACGCATCACTCGCATCAGCGTTTATCGAACCATTCACCTATAGCTTCATGCAGCGCGCTGTCATCGTCACCTCTGTGACGGCACTGTGCACCGGACTTCTCTCCGCCTGGATAATTCTGCTGGGATGGTCGCTCTTAGGCGATGCGATCTCGCACGCCGTCCTTCCCGGCGTCGTGATCTCCTACATCCTGGGCACCCCGTTCTCCATCGGCGCGCTGATCGCCGCACTGCTCACCGTCGGCCTTATCGGAACCATCCGCGGAAAAACAAACCTCAAAGACGACACCGCCATCGGCATCGTCTTCACCACGTTTTTCGCGTTCGGTCTGGTACTCATCTCCATGACGCCGTCGACAACCGACCTCCACTCCATCCTCTTCGGAAATCTCCTGGGTGTGCGGCAATCCGCCCTCATCCAAGTTGTCGTCATCGCGCTACTGGCGTCGGCACTTGTCCTGATTAAACGGCGGGACATTACTCTCTGGAGTTTCGACGCGATCAACGCCCGGTCGCTCGGCATCAATCCCACACTCATGCGCGGATTCATGCTGACCATGCTCGCGCTCGTCATTGTGGCGTCGATGCAGGCGGTGGGCGTGATCCTCGTTGTCGCCATGCTGATCACCCCCGGCGCGATCAGCCTTCTCATTTTCGCGCGCATGCGCAGCACCCTCATTTGGACGCCGGTTATCAGCTGGGTGACGGCCATGAGCGGCCTGCTAATCAGCTACTGGACCGACGTATCCAGCGGAGGCATGATAGTGGTCGTGCAGGGCTGCACATTCATGGTCGTATTCGCGACGAAACACTGGGTTTCGCGTGTGCGGCACCAGGCTCATCAGGCCTAA
- a CDS encoding glutaminase — protein sequence MKSMVTDYLDEVLEDVRPGDRGAPASYIPELANVDPERFGVSLATIDGKVYGSGDTETEFTIQSIAKPFVYALALEDRGFRDVLKRVSVEPSGEAFNEVSLDEEGRPLNPMINAGALTTHSLVGGDDWTQGQRLQRIIDGLSAFAGRRLQVDERVCGSELDHAHRNLSIAHMLRSYDIFPQDPRVIVEGYTRSCSLLVSTRDLAIMAATLANKGINPITGEKVVSGRVVRQVLSVMTTCGMYDAAGDWVTQVGIPAKSGVAGGLIGALPGQIGVATFSPRLDEHGNSVRGVRLFERMSRDMGIHLMEVPPSVQTVIRNTTVLVQDLTDDEKSQGVKPQKIKVYSIQGSLRFAGAEKIVREFSSTTIKEPAVALDLTDVHALDGVARRMILEVARRLTLDGKRVYLIDPADVIPKPDPGDGGQVIVVQDRAELRAHQPEKRKKGKKGKSAKKGKKK from the coding sequence ATGAAATCCATGGTCACTGATTATTTGGACGAGGTTCTCGAGGACGTTCGCCCAGGTGATCGGGGTGCTCCCGCGAGCTACATTCCGGAACTAGCCAATGTTGACCCCGAGAGATTCGGTGTGAGCTTGGCGACGATCGACGGCAAGGTGTACGGCTCGGGTGATACCGAGACCGAGTTCACCATTCAGTCGATCGCGAAGCCATTTGTGTATGCGCTTGCCCTGGAAGACCGTGGTTTTCGTGACGTGTTGAAGCGTGTCAGCGTGGAACCGTCCGGTGAGGCTTTCAACGAGGTGTCCCTAGACGAGGAAGGCCGCCCGCTCAACCCGATGATTAATGCGGGCGCGCTGACGACGCATTCCTTGGTGGGCGGCGACGATTGGACCCAGGGCCAGCGCTTGCAGCGGATCATCGACGGGTTGTCAGCCTTCGCTGGCCGTCGGCTGCAGGTTGATGAGCGGGTGTGCGGCTCGGAGCTGGACCATGCCCACCGGAACTTGTCTATCGCCCACATGCTCCGCAGCTACGACATATTCCCCCAGGATCCGCGCGTGATCGTGGAGGGCTACACGCGGTCCTGCTCTCTTCTGGTATCGACGCGGGACCTGGCGATCATGGCCGCGACCTTGGCGAATAAGGGCATCAACCCGATCACTGGCGAGAAGGTGGTGTCGGGTCGCGTGGTCCGCCAGGTGTTGAGCGTCATGACGACGTGCGGCATGTATGACGCCGCGGGCGACTGGGTGACCCAGGTCGGCATCCCGGCTAAGTCGGGCGTCGCGGGTGGTTTGATCGGCGCGTTGCCTGGTCAGATTGGGGTGGCGACGTTCTCGCCTCGGCTGGACGAGCATGGCAATAGTGTGCGTGGCGTCCGCCTGTTTGAGCGGATGTCCCGGGATATGGGGATCCACCTCATGGAGGTTCCGCCGTCGGTGCAGACGGTGATCCGGAACACGACGGTGCTGGTCCAGGACCTGACTGACGACGAAAAGTCGCAGGGGGTGAAGCCGCAAAAGATCAAGGTCTATTCGATCCAGGGGAGTTTGCGTTTCGCTGGTGCGGAGAAGATTGTCCGCGAGTTCTCTAGCACGACGATTAAAGAGCCGGCGGTGGCCCTGGACTTGACCGATGTTCACGCGTTGGATGGGGTCGCGCGGCGCATGATTCTGGAGGTGGCTCGCCGTTTAACTCTGGACGGGAAGCGCGTGTATCTGATCGACCCGGCGGATGTTATTCCGAAGCCCGATCCAGGTGATGGTGGGCAGGTCATTGTTGTGCAGGATCGCGCGGAGCTCAGGGCCCATCAGCCGGAGAAGCGTAAGAAGGGGAAGAAAGGTAAGTCCGCTAAGAAAGGGAAGAAGAAATAG
- a CDS encoding GNAT family N-acetyltransferase, with protein MAGVSHVSGDSRVSAVSEASRGDEDVTIRRAQEDDRDFLIRMNHLTETWGDEDAAQERDFSESDCHYVGKWTPDQGGVIVVQDGEPIGAAWLRTFTAEDPGTGFVEEKYPEVAIALAPGHTGEGLGRRLLTAALDQARDDGRPGVSLCVEKGNDRAQALYEKLGFRYVTTRESEGSTYTVMVHTYE; from the coding sequence ATGGCAGGGGTTTCACACGTTTCAGGCGATTCACGCGTTTCGGCGGTTTCGGAGGCTTCCCGTGGTGACGAGGATGTGACCATCCGGCGCGCTCAGGAGGATGATAGGGATTTCCTTATCCGCATGAACCACTTGACGGAGACGTGGGGCGATGAGGACGCTGCCCAGGAGCGGGACTTTTCCGAATCGGACTGTCACTACGTCGGCAAGTGGACCCCTGACCAGGGCGGAGTGATTGTGGTTCAGGATGGTGAGCCGATTGGTGCGGCGTGGTTGCGTACGTTTACCGCAGAGGATCCGGGGACCGGTTTCGTGGAGGAGAAGTATCCGGAGGTGGCGATCGCTCTGGCACCAGGTCACACTGGCGAGGGTCTCGGGCGTCGCTTATTGACGGCTGCCCTGGATCAGGCGCGGGATGATGGGCGCCCCGGAGTGAGTTTGTGCGTAGAGAAGGGTAATGACCGTGCCCAGGCGTTGTATGAGAAACTTGGTTTTCGCTACGTGACGACAAGGGAGTCTGAGGGTAGTACATACACGGTGATGGTTCATACGTATGAATGA
- a CDS encoding cellulase family glycosylhydrolase, producing MTLIPRTAQAGSQQEPASITAREHIGQSGKWYTDGNGRAVLTQGVNMVYKHPPYTAEAGSVNEDDADWLAKEGFDSVRLGIIWKAVEPEPGQYDDAYLDSIANTVKMLSKRGIMTLIDAHQDMYNEKFEGEFAPDWAVIDDGLPSLLKVGFPTNQAVNIGLIRAYDNFLTNKPGPGGVGLQERYAAMWKHVAEKMGSLPGMMGYDIMNEPWPGSAYPLCYLALGNCGAATQHLDALHQKAADSITAADPQAIVHYEPYSMWNMGFNTRPTAPRVPASAGTALSWHVYCPTNAIAGTYTGCTIPDGITFDNADKVSAANNSATLLSEFGATDDADTLLGVTNLARQHLTGWQYWSYCGCDDPTTQNQKEQGIVADPTVGGPVTADAVNKDKLAIVAAPHLRAAAGTPTSTHWDPKAKTYTASWTTDRVDGKGTFDKDITSEVVVPTVNYPNGFSINVEGGTAEVAKDGTTVHVTAHDKNVRITITPK from the coding sequence ATGACTTTGATACCACGCACGGCCCAGGCCGGAAGCCAACAGGAACCGGCCTCCATCACCGCCCGAGAGCACATCGGGCAAAGCGGAAAATGGTACACCGACGGCAACGGCCGCGCGGTCCTTACCCAGGGCGTCAACATGGTGTACAAACACCCGCCGTACACCGCCGAAGCCGGTAGCGTCAACGAGGACGACGCCGATTGGCTTGCCAAGGAAGGTTTTGACTCCGTCCGCCTGGGCATCATTTGGAAAGCCGTCGAGCCCGAACCGGGACAGTACGACGACGCATACCTGGACTCTATCGCGAACACTGTCAAGATGCTGAGCAAACGCGGCATCATGACGCTGATCGACGCCCACCAGGACATGTACAACGAGAAGTTCGAAGGCGAGTTCGCCCCTGACTGGGCGGTTATCGACGACGGTCTGCCGAGCCTGCTGAAAGTCGGCTTCCCGACGAACCAAGCGGTCAACATCGGCCTGATCCGCGCCTATGACAACTTCCTGACGAATAAGCCCGGCCCCGGTGGCGTTGGCCTGCAAGAACGCTATGCTGCCATGTGGAAGCACGTCGCCGAGAAAATGGGGTCGCTACCAGGCATGATGGGGTACGACATCATGAATGAACCGTGGCCCGGCAGCGCATACCCGCTGTGCTACCTCGCTCTCGGCAATTGTGGGGCGGCCACCCAGCACCTCGACGCGCTCCACCAAAAGGCCGCGGATTCCATCACCGCCGCGGACCCCCAGGCGATCGTTCACTACGAGCCCTACTCCATGTGGAACATGGGCTTCAACACTCGCCCGACGGCACCACGCGTCCCGGCATCTGCAGGAACCGCGCTCAGCTGGCACGTGTACTGCCCCACCAACGCCATCGCTGGCACGTACACCGGATGCACCATCCCCGACGGCATCACTTTCGACAATGCCGACAAGGTGTCCGCTGCTAACAACTCGGCGACGCTGCTCTCCGAATTCGGCGCGACCGACGACGCCGACACCCTGCTCGGCGTCACCAACCTAGCCCGCCAGCACCTCACCGGATGGCAGTACTGGTCCTACTGCGGGTGTGACGATCCAACCACCCAAAACCAGAAGGAACAAGGCATTGTCGCTGATCCCACCGTTGGTGGGCCGGTCACTGCCGACGCTGTGAACAAGGACAAGCTCGCCATTGTTGCGGCACCTCACCTGCGTGCTGCTGCCGGTACGCCGACATCGACGCACTGGGATCCGAAGGCAAAAACCTACACGGCCAGCTGGACGACGGACCGCGTGGACGGCAAGGGAACGTTCGATAAGGACATCACCAGCGAGGTTGTCGTTCCTACCGTGAACTACCCCAACGGGTTCAGCATCAATGTTGAAGGTGGGACGGCTGAGGTCGCTAAAGACGGCACGACGGTGCATGTCACGGCGCACGACAAGAACGTGCGGATCACGATCACACCGAAATAG
- a CDS encoding DUF3017 domain-containing protein, with the protein MSSTGKTRIPDAYVKWGDHLRGTTSQKSMLSNPHDGDFVSRIPLVYQRIVVALFVVGMSVAALFVAFEHWRRGSFVMGASMVWLAIARATCDSETLGVLSVRSRRFDVAFCFGVGLVVLYLAVSMDAMAG; encoded by the coding sequence ATGAGTAGCACTGGGAAGACACGCATTCCCGACGCATACGTGAAGTGGGGGGACCACCTGAGGGGGACCACCTCGCAGAAGTCGATGCTGTCGAATCCTCACGACGGGGACTTCGTCTCCCGGATCCCGTTGGTGTACCAGCGCATCGTGGTGGCCCTTTTTGTGGTCGGGATGTCTGTTGCCGCGCTCTTCGTTGCGTTCGAGCACTGGCGTCGGGGGTCATTTGTGATGGGGGCCAGCATGGTGTGGCTGGCCATCGCCCGCGCGACGTGCGATTCGGAAACTTTGGGCGTTCTCTCCGTTCGGTCTCGTCGCTTTGATGTTGCTTTCTGTTTCGGCGTGGGCCTGGTGGTGCTGTACTTAGCCGTGTCGATGGACGCGATGGCCGGGTAG